One Anaerolineales bacterium DNA window includes the following coding sequences:
- a CDS encoding SprT-like domain-containing protein gives AVVLERAGLGPETLPDPSRRAYQWLSYLGEEQALQEHVLTLRQAMRVDPRPRIEITHLPGLYRGLTHADDVRLSISEGFLMAPPAVIAGLVKIVLPYSRKKQHRAVVHAYAESPAFRQRLRAVEQAGGAVPPPRTAGRTHNLESIFQTVNREYFDGRLVMPVIQWNPISTLREFGRFEPATETIVLSRRLDAPDVPEQVVAYVLYHELLHRVLGAKREGSRRRFHTPAFRKAERRFRGHEQAEQFLQSLSHRGRQYGLTVRVD, from the coding sequence CGCGGTCGTGCTGGAGCGGGCAGGCTTGGGTCCTGAGACGCTGCCGGATCCATCGCGACGGGCCTATCAGTGGCTGAGCTACCTCGGCGAGGAGCAGGCGCTGCAGGAGCATGTGCTCACCCTGCGGCAGGCCATGCGAGTCGATCCGCGCCCTAGAATCGAGATCACCCATCTGCCTGGCTTGTATCGCGGCTTGACGCACGCGGACGACGTTCGCCTATCGATCAGCGAGGGCTTCCTAATGGCGCCCCCGGCGGTGATCGCCGGCCTTGTCAAGATCGTACTCCCCTACAGCCGCAAGAAGCAGCATCGGGCGGTAGTCCACGCCTATGCCGAGAGCCCGGCGTTCCGTCAGCGGCTGCGTGCTGTCGAGCAGGCCGGTGGGGCGGTGCCACCGCCCAGGACCGCAGGCCGCACCCACAATCTGGAGTCGATCTTTCAAACCGTCAACCGGGAGTACTTTGACGGACGGCTTGTGATGCCCGTCATCCAGTGGAACCCCATCTCGACCCTGCGCGAGTTCGGCCGGTTCGAACCCGCCACCGAAACGATCGTGCTCAGCCGCAGGCTCGACGCGCCGGACGTCCCGGAGCAAGTGGTTGCCTACGTGCTGTATCACGAACTGCTCCATCGGGTTCTCGGCGCCAAGCGAGAAGGCAGCCGGCGGCGCTTCCACACGCCTGCCTTCCGCAAGGCGGAGAGGCGATTTCGGGGTCATGAGCAGGCGGAGCAATTCCTGCAATCCCTCTCGCATCGCGGCCGGCAATACGGCCTGACGGTCCGAGTGGACTAG
- a CDS encoding 3'-5' exonuclease, with the protein MNPARRRAQGQAQRILHSRPIYLDTETTGLGPEAEIVEIAVLDTDGSLLFESLVRSSSPIPPDATQVHGITTAMVAQAADWRGVWPEVAPILADRPIAIYNAEFDQRMIRQAHRRASLAWEVPSSQFTCLMELYAEFRGDWNPMKGSYRWHSLDVASRHCALPLTNNHRAGQDAQLARLLLEYMAQPPANSPGS; encoded by the coding sequence GTGAATCCAGCTCGCCGCCGGGCGCAGGGACAAGCTCAGCGAATCCTGCATTCCAGGCCGATCTACCTCGATACCGAAACCACGGGGCTTGGGCCCGAAGCCGAGATCGTCGAAATCGCCGTTCTCGACACGGACGGCAGCCTGCTCTTCGAATCGCTTGTGCGGTCGTCTTCGCCCATCCCTCCCGACGCCACCCAGGTCCACGGGATCACGACCGCCATGGTCGCCCAGGCCGCCGACTGGCGCGGAGTTTGGCCGGAGGTCGCGCCGATCCTGGCGGACCGACCGATCGCGATCTACAACGCCGAGTTCGATCAGAGGATGATCCGCCAGGCGCATCGCCGCGCTTCACTGGCCTGGGAGGTTCCCTCCAGCCAGTTCACCTGCCTGATGGAACTTTATGCCGAGTTCCGCGGTGATTGGAACCCAATGAAGGGGTCCTACCGCTGGCACAGCCTGGATGTGGCCAGCCGCCATTGCGCCTTACCCTTGACCAACAACCACCGTGCCGGACAGGACGCCCAGCTCGCCCGACTGCTGCTCGAATACATGGCCCAGCCCCCAGCCAATTCTCCAGGCAGCTGA